The proteins below are encoded in one region of Cololabis saira isolate AMF1-May2022 chromosome 11, fColSai1.1, whole genome shotgun sequence:
- the LOC133455243 gene encoding synaptic vesicle 2-related protein-like — MNNQTRPTKFTLIYKRWRNPHPGDDGYFEDYTGEDPGANKDTCAIDSATADSGNRPSMNNPGNNTTGETFTVDEALEAIGFGVFQWKISLLTGLSWVGDAMEMMILSILGPQMHCEWGLPSYQVALITSVVFIGMGFGSPLWGNVSDKYGRRVGLTICMCWTLYYGLLSAFAPVYGWLLALRGLVGFGIGGAPQSVTMYSEFLPVKARGICIMLIAAFWAVGAVFEVLLALWVMPTLGWRWLLGLSTIPMAIFVCFCFWLPESPRFDVLIGRREKAILTLTRIANDNGKPMPPGKLVDYKQTDRGQIKDLFSHQYRKTTLLLWFIWFANAFSYYGIVLLTTELFQAGDLCGENQGAKIEPSCSLECKYLTSDDYKDLLWTTLAEFPGLLVIVGAVEYIGRKKSMALCFFMFSLCILPLFACIGRTGLTIFIFICRAFISGGFQVVFVYTPEVFPTEIRALAMGTSSAMSKFGALITPFVAQVLLRTSIYLTLSVYCGCCLLAGIASLFLPIETLGKGLQESNLDQETQGQTTPTSSQPSSTTHSMDEG, encoded by the exons ATGAACAACCAGACCAGACCAACTAAGTTCACTCTCATTTACAAGAGGTGGAGAAATCCTCATCCAGG GGATGATGGGTATTTTGAGGATTACACTGGGGAGGACCCAGGAGCTAACAAAGATACCTGTGCCATAGACTCTGCTACAGCTGATTCTGGGAACAGGCCATCCATGAACAACCCTGGAAATAATACAACTGGAG AAACCTTCACAGTTGATGAAGCTCTGGAGGCCATCGGATTTGGAGTGTTCCAGTGGAAAATCTCGCTCCTCACTGGTCTGTCATGG GTAGGAGATGCAATGGAGATGATGATCCTCAGCATCCTGGGCCCTCAGATGCACTGTGAGTGGGGGCTCCCCAGCTATCAAGTGGCACTCATAACATCG GTGGTCTTTATTGGGATGGGGTTTGGTTCACCTCTGTGGGGAAATGTGTCTGATAAGTATGGCAGAAGAGTT GGTCTGACAATTTGCATGTGTTGGACTCTGTACTACGGCCTGCTCAGTGCCTTTGCTCCAGTCTATGGCTGGCTCTTGGCTCTTCGTGGCCTTGTGGGTTTTGGCATCGGAGGAGCACCACAGTC GGTGACAATGTACTCTGAATTTCTCCCAGTGAAGGCTAGAGGCATCTGCATCATGTTGATTGCG GCTTTCTGGGCAGTTGGTGCTGTGTTCGAGGTCCTCCTGGCCCTCTGGGTAATGCCCACGCTGGGCTGGAGGTGGCTGCTGGGTCTGTCCACCATACCAATGgccatttttgtttgtttctgcttt TGGCTGCCTGAAAGTCCTCGTTTCGATGTGCTGAtaggaagaagagaaaaagctATATTAACTCTAACACGCATTGCCAACGACAATGGCAAGCCTATGCCTCCGGGGAAGTTGGTGGATTATAAACAG ACTGACCGTGGACAGATTAAGGATCTCTTCTCGCATCAGTATCGAAAGACAACTCTTCTTCTCTGGTTTATATG GTTTGCAAATGCCTTCTCCTACTATGGAATCGTCCTTTTGACCACCGAGCTCTTCCAAGCAGGAGATTTATGTGGAG AAAACCAAGGTGCCAAAATAGAACCGAGCTGCAGCCTCGAATGTAAATATTTAACGTCAGATGACTACAAGGATCTTTTATGGACAACCTTGGCTGAATTCCCAG GTCTTTTAGTCATCGTTGGGGCAGTGGAATATATCGGAAGGAAGAAAAGCATGGCACTCTGTTTCTTTATGTTTTCTTTATGCATTCTTCCACTGTTTGCTTGCATTGGGAG GACGGGTCTTACAATCTTTATCTTCATCTGTCGAGCTTTTATCTCTGGAGGATTCCAAGTTGTTTTTGTCTACACACCAGAG GTGTTTCCTACAGAAATCAGGGCTTTAGCAATGGGGACCTCCAGTGCAATGTCTAAGTTTGGTGCACTGATAACACCCTTCGTGGCTCAG GTGCTGCTCAGGACTTCTATCTATTTGACCCTCTCAGTGTACTGTGGCTGCTGTCTTCTGGCTGGCATCGCATCCTTGTTCCTGCCCATTGAGACGTTGGGTAAGGGTCTGCAGGAGTCCAACCTTGATCAGGAAACTCAGGGGCAAACGACACCCACAAGCAGCCAACCAAGCTCTACAACACACTCCATGGACGAGGGGTAG